The genome window ACGGTCGTCCGATTCATCCACCTTAGCTCTGGAATCAGAGCTAAGACATGTGTTAAAACATCTATAGAAGCTAAAAGATTAACAGTTCATGTCTGGGTGGGACGTTACAACCCTGGTATTTTTCCCCTTAGTTACACTTACTAGTTACTTACTAAGTAAGTATCAAGCAACTGTAGTGAAGAAACAACTTGTGAGATCTAATTTTATCACATGTTGTGTTTCAATCATCTCTGCGTTGGTTTCATAgtgtatttcaatatattttgaacatctatcaacatattcaaatttattgtaataattcatatatttttgctGTATAATGCTGAGTTCCCAAGTATGTATAGTGAACTATGTCTAGTCAGTGTTCAGTCCACATAAGTATtcatgttttctttttgtttattacgATTAGCCTAAACGTAACTATTTCGCTTATTCTACAGGCtacagtaattaattttagaGACAGTGAAATTGATAGACTTATGGACTATAACAACTCAGAAAATACTGGCagaattttaaatagattttgtttCAGTCCCAAATCTCCTAAATTATTTCTACTTGAAATACTCAATACAAGCTAACGTATCTAGGTACTGTAAGTACTTACTAAGATTCCCTCTGCCAGGCCGCCTGTTGCCACGGCCACCACGCAGTCTAGTGAGTGGAGATCGGCCTAGTGTCAGTCCGCGCTGTCCCACACGACCACGCAATCCTCCTCGTCCTCGTAGACTTAGACGATCCTTAATGGACAGCCTCTGCTGCCCTTGGCCCAACCGCTGCTTCATGAGCCGCTAGAAGAGACAGAAAACCTttgtataacactttaaaatgttaaactattgaaatcttttatttctaaaaaattttaagttgtttgGTGTGATAATTAAGAAGTGTAATGCAAACAATATCACaaacttttaaaaccaaaataatattcaataccTTTCTAACTTTGAGAGCCGCAATAACTGAGGGTCGACGGTCCATCATCTGTGCTAGACGTCGGTTCTTCGCTGATGCTGCTTGGCTGGCACTGAATAATCCCTGGCGTACTGACTGCACGGTGACCTGTGACCCAGATGACTCGCCTCCACTTTGGTTACGCAGGCAGGTGAAGCTGGTGGGTGGTCACATCGTTAAATTACATCCCCATGAGTCCAGTTATTGTTAAGACCCCATTTGTGAAAAATACCAAGATTTAAGCAGACCACTTTGCATTCAGCAATTTTTAGCATTCAAAGACAACAATGACTGAAAATTACTTATTTTGGCTGCATTTGTCAACATTCAAGGCATCTCATTTTCACTGTAAATACAATAATAGACTCAAAATGCAGTATGTGTTTATAGCATGGAGTAAttcatagatttttataaatctgatcttcaaaataaatttggttcTATTTTGTCAGATTTCCTTCAGACATTTTATAATAAGgcatgaataaattattatggcTAACCAACACATAGTCTGTCACAGTGCATCCTTTGGTATTTTATCGTGAAATGATTTCTGCcagcaatatataattataacattgtataaatatatatgaaggACTACAAGCAGTGTAAAACGGAAATACGCAAGATAAGATAGATTAGAGCATTGAAGTatggagttttaaaaataattcctttaaataaacttttcacATATAAGTAATGAACTTGCTTCATACTTTTTGATGTCTTGTGGCAATTGTTCTTCATACACATTcagtaaaaaatcatttataaaacatacattccTTACAGtatgttttaacaaaacaatatatttattataaataagtcttgtaactttttaattctgtatttttCCAACCTTCACTCTGAAGTGGATTTGACAATATTGAAACTTCTTAGTGCCCTTTTCTTAGCATCATATTTTGTTACTCCATTATCTTTCATACCTTAATGTGTCTATTTTTTGCACCCCAAATACGACAATATGAGccatttttaatagaaaaccaTATTCACTGTATAAATAGAAATGCATTTGTGAGCATCTGGTTGATATAGTAGTGAATACAAAGTATTGCAGATACTAATCATCTACAGATGATAAAATTCCTTGATAAAACATGATTAATGCATTTCATATTCAGCCTTCTGACTGTCAGTGCAGGTTATAGTCCAACTTCGTGGTCTGCATTGCTGGACAAGCTTGGTGTTATGGGATCATAATGAACAATTCTGACACACTTAGTGTACATTAAACTTGTGccataaatatgaaatgtttattttgagaTTAAACCATTATGTTTATCTCTGATCTCGTGTTAAACCAGTAACCAATATTTTGGCATTAATTTGTAAGATGtcttttatttgtgttaatattaatCATGAATGAGATGTCAATCAGAAAATATGCTGTATATAACCAGACTTGCTATTACAAAGCACATATAAGTTTTGTACTGGGTTTTGGAAGCTTGCTAATAACATTACttattcaaacaaacaaattcattAGCATATATTTCTTTTCACAGCATATGATTCTTTAAGTTTTCTAATTGTATACGTTCAAATTAAAATAGCCATGATTATATCACCTCATTCCAAAGTAACCACTATATGTAATTATATCACCTCATTCCAAAATAAACTAGTTGTGATTATATCACCTCgtttcaaaataaacatgtttgaCATTGTATAATCATGAGTACTAAATTCTAGTATTTCAACTTTTATGATTGCTTTGAATTAAATTATGCTTTGCATTATGCTTTACATTGTGAGTCAGAAAATACTTAAACTGGTTgccttattttcttattatttaatttcttttagaatTAACTACCAGAAAACCAGTTTATGAAGCTTCATAGTAGGATCTATCAATTGACAACTTGTACATCACTTTCGAACTTTGTGGTCATTTTTTTTCTAGCCTTTACAGCAGTAGAATTACTTGCACTATATAGATAAGAAACAGGGATTGAAAAATTGCATTCATGTGACTTATAAAACAATGAACgagtttatataaacaaaattaataatattacgaaACTAGAAGTCATTTGGACAAATTTGGTTATTGAAAAATGCCACCAATCTATTGTCTAAAACTACAAGTACAAAAGAAACAgacaacaaaaaactaaaagattgtggaaatttaaataaacctaaaagAGACATAAAATTGAGCAATCCTACAATGGTTAAGGTTACATTTTTAGAACAATAACACAAGTGCTCAAATTTTTACAGGTTTGATAAGATATCTTTAGAAAACTGAGAAAGAAAATCCTGGGAGAAAGAAAATTTAGTAGTAGAGAATAAAAGATTTACTTTTGGTGAAAAAAGTGATTAAAGTCACCTAAGAAAGAAGAGAGAAAGCAACAAGTGGTGTTTATTCTGAAAAGAAAATGCAATGTGTAACTATAGTTCTCCAACCCAGAATTCTTACTACGCTTTTATTAAATTGATCATAGATTAATAAATAGGACAAACACGATTTCTAAAATACAAACAAGATTTTTAACTGTCAAAGTATAAAAATTAGccaattcattttaaaaaacacaacaatgatttaatttactgattcttctaattttttgtataaaaacgtcTTTCCAAAATCAGTCATAATCTTCATTTTAACATTCAGCACTTTTTTTATTATCTCCTTTAGTCAACTCAAAT of Homalodisca vitripennis isolate AUS2020 unplaced genomic scaffold, UT_GWSS_2.1 ScUCBcl_5339;HRSCAF=12020, whole genome shotgun sequence contains these proteins:
- the LOC124373337 gene encoding chromatin target of PRMT1 protein-like; translated protein: MSLKKILLKGTTRMSLHERFTCLRNQSGGESSGSQVTVQSVRQGLFSASQAASAKNRRLAQMMDRRPSVIAALKVRKRLMKQRLGQGQQRLSIKDRLSLRGRGGLRGRVGQRGLTLGRSPLTRLRGGRGNRRPGRGNLSKYLQYLDTLACIEYFK